The DNA sequence CGAAGGGCTCGTCCACGCAATGGGCCGCTGTTGCCAGCCAGTGGTCCGCGATGCGCACGGCGCTGCAATGGCCCGTGGCGATCATGCCGTCCTCGGCGGGCTTTACCGGCTCCAGTTTTACGATGCCGGGGAAGTTGGCCAGGCTGGCGGCGAGAGCGTTGACCGCTTCTGCGCCGACGGCGGCGTCTTCTGTCTGCGTGGCGCCGGCCACCGTACCAACCGTCGGCGTCGGCGCGGCACCGGCCGGCAGGCCGCACGGCACGGCGTTCAGCTCGGCCAGCGTCAGTCCGAGAGGCCCGCTCCCGGCCGCTTCGCTGTCATCAGCTTCGGGCGCCTGAGCAACGTCCTCGCCGACGAGGCTTTCAGGCGCAAGGCGCGTTTCGTCGGGGGGATCTTCCGCCATCTCGTCGCGGTCCACTGCGGGCGTTTCGCCGAGGCTTGCAGCGTCTGCAGCAGGCTCGGCGACGAGAATTTCCGAATCGCTTTCGGCCATCGTCTCGACGGGCGCGGCGGCGGCGTCTTCCTGGCTCGCCGGATTAAAGACCGGCAGGCGGACCGCATCGCAGGCGGGCAGGGCACTCAGCGCCATCAGCGCAGCCCCGGCAAGCAGGTGGCGTTTCATTCTGAAATCCCCTTCTGGAACACCGTAGAACGCAGTTAATGCCGGTGCCGCGTACCGGGTCAACCAGCCTCTTCTTCGTAACCGACCAGCCGCAGTGGCCGGGCCCGGCGTCCTTCCAGCATGGCCCAGCGTACAAGCGCGTCTTCCCGGCCATAGGTGACCCAGAGCTCGTCGGGGTTCACCTCCCGCACGGTATCGGTCAACTCGTCCCAGTCGGCATGATCGGAAATGATCAGGGGCAGCTCCACGCCGCTGGCCTTTGCGCGCTGGCGCACGCTCATCCAGCCGGAGGCAAAACCGATCAGCGGATCCGGGAAGCGCTGGGCCCATGTGCCCTCAAACGCACCGGGCGGGGCGATCACCACCTGTCCGCGATAGGCCTCCCGCGCGGCTTTGGATGTATCGTCCGTCGTGGCCGGGCGGAGGTCTCCCATCGGCACGCCAGCGTCTTCATAGACCGCGCAGAGCTTTTCCAATGCGCCGTGAATATAGATCGGCGCGTCATGCCCGGCGAGGCGCAGGTGGCGGATCATCCGCTGCGCCTTGCCGAGGGAATAGGCGCCGACACAGTGCGTGCGGTCCGGGAAGTCCGCGATATTGCGCAGCAGCTTGCCCATCTCGTGCTCGGTCGGTGGATGGCGGAACACCGGCAGGCCGAAGGTCGCTTCGGAAATGAAGACGTGCGTGCCGTCCACGGGCTCGAAACTGGCGCAGGTCGGGTCGAAGCGGCGCTTGTAATCGCCCGTGAAGGTCATCCGCAGGCCTTTGTACTCCACCGTGATCTGGGCTGAGCCGAGAATGTGCCCGGCGGGCGTCAGCCAGACGGAGACGCCATTGATGTCGATCACCTCGCCATATTCCAGCGCCTGCGTGGATTTCGCGAAATTCTGCCCGTAACGCGCCGCCATGATGGCCAGCGTGTGGGGATGGGACAGCACCGCGCCATGGCCGCCGCGGGCGTGATCGGAGTGGCCGTGACTGATGACCGCCCGCTCCACCGCGCCGCGCACGGGATCGAGATAGAAATCCCCCGGCGGGCAATACAGGCCCTTCGGCGTCGGCTGCAAAAGAAGGTCGGGACGGAGCATGAGCGGATTGTAGGCGTTTGCCGCTTCGCGGAAAGGGGCAGGTGCGGGTCTCTTTCGCTTTGCGTCCAGGTGGGGTAGGCGGCTCAGCCGTATTCCCCGCATCAAGGGCCTTACCCATGCAAGTTGGTATCGATTTTGGCACATCGAACACCTCCATCGCGTTTTGCGGTGCCGAGGGCATCGACCTGATCGCGCTGGAGCCGGACACGACCTCCATCCCGACAGCGGTATTCTACGGATTGGAATCCGGCGAGTATGCCATCGGCACACAGGCGGTGAATGCCTATGAGTCCGGCGAGGAAGGCCGTCTGATGCGGTCGATCAAGTCGGTTCTGGGCTCGTCCCTGATCGACGAGACAACGGAATTGGGCCGCAGGCGTCTGCCGTTCCGCGATGTGATCGCGCATTTCCTGCGCCGCGTGATTTCAGAGGCGGAGGCGCTGACCGGCCAGCAAGTCGAGTCTGTCATCCAGGGGCGGCCTGTGTCGTTCAACGACAAGCATCCAGACCTCGACAAACGCGCGCAGACTATCCTGGAGGCGTGCCTGCATGAAGCGGGCATTGCCCACGTCGAATTTCTGGATGAACCCGTAGCGGCCGCCCGGTCCGTGGTGTTTCCCAGCGGCCGGGAGAAGCTGGTTTTTGTCGTCGATATCGGCGGCGGCACATCGGATTTCTCAGTTGTGCGGATCTCGCCCGACAATGCCGGTTTCGATGTGCTGGGCAGCGCGGGCCTGTATGTCGGCGGAAATGACTTCGATCACACGCTGAGCTTCCACGAGCTGTCGAAACTGTTCGGGCACATGGAGACGCTGGAGCTGAACGGGTTGCCGGTGCCGTCTGCGCCCTATTCGATCCTGTCGGACTGGAAGAGCCTCAACAAGCTCTACACGCGCGACACCCAGAGACAGATCACCTGGATGAAGATGAATAGCCCGAACAGCCAGGGTATTCAGGCGTTTGACCATCTGGTGCGCAACCACGAGGCCCACGCCTATGCCAGGCACACTGAGCAGATCAAGATCGGTCTCAGCGGCGCTGACCGGCAGACATTTGTCTATCAGACCCCCATGGCACACTTGGAAAGGCTGGTTGAACGCCAGAGGTTTGAGGCGCTGATCGATGGGGCCGTGTCCAAAATGGATGCTGTGGCCACGGAATGCCTGGCTCGGGCCAGCGTGTCTGAGGACCAGATTACCGATGTCGTGATGGTCGGCGGGTCGACTTTTATTCCGCTGGTGCAGGCGCGCCTTGCTGGGCGGTTCCGGAATGCGGACGTGTCGGCGAATGACCGCTTTGGTGCCGTCGCGAAAGGCCTTGCGGTACATGGGGCGGCGCGGCGGCGGGGATCGTCGTAGACGTAATGCGCCTTGCCTAGATCAAGGCTGACAAAGTCCGAACTGCCCTGCCACACTTGCGACACGAAAACCTTCGCATAGACTTCCCCTGTAAAAGAGGGAGTTTTCCAACATGCAGCCAGCCCGTTCCGTTTTTGCCTCCGCCGTTGCGCTGGCCCTGATGGCGTTGCCATCCCTGGCCCAGGAAGGCGGGAACACGGCCTTGATGGACAAGTCGCTGGCAGCAGGCTGGAAAGTCAGCTTCATCTGCTCTGACACATTCGTCGCGGGCATGGATCTCGACACGATCCGGAACAATGACCTGGACGGCATCTATCCGGACTATCAGCGCGCTTTTGACAAGCTGCCGGATGCCCGGATCGACCTCAACGAGCAGACCGTGAGCGTGGTCTACGACCCGTCCATGCCGCCGCGCATTGCCGCCTACCGGCCGGGCTTCGGGTGTACTCAGCTGCCTGCCGGCGCAGACGAAACCATGATCGGCTACCTGCCGCGCTTTGCCGCCTGGCCGGATGTTACGGGGGAGGACCGGGGCAGCGCCATCGGCTCCAACGTACAGGTCAGCTTGCGGACCGAAGAGGCCGAACGCCTCGATATCCCGGTATCCTTTGCGTTCGACGAGCGCACCTATGGCAATGGCACGCGCACCAGCGCCGTGGTTGTCGTCAAGGACGGCCAGATCGTGGCTGAGCGTTATGCCCGCGGGATTGATCACGAGACACCGCAGCGCACCTGGTCTGCTGCCAAGTCGATTACGGCCACTGTGATCGGCGCGGCGCGCCGCCAGGGCATGATCGACATTGATTACCCGGCCGTCCTGGAAGCATGGGATTCCGGCGCCGATCCGCGTCGCCAGATCACGCTCCGGAACCTGCTGAACATGGCGAGCGGCCTGGACAGCGGCGAAGACGGCTCGCGCACCGGACGGCTGTATTTCGGCGGCGGACGTGTTGTGGATCAGGCCGACTCCAAAATGCTGGAAGCGATGCCCGGCAAGCGCTGGAAATACGCCAATGACGACACGCTGATCGCCATGCGGGCCCTGCGCGAGGCCATCGGCGACGACAGCAAGTTCCACAGCTTCCCGTACGAATCTGTGCTGCACAAGATCGGTGCGCGGCACACGACGATGGAAGTGGACTGGAATGGCGACTTCATCTCCTCCAGCCAGGTCTGGTCAACAGCGCGTGACCTGGCCCGTGTCGGCCAGCTCTACCTGCAGGACGGCATGTGGGGCAGCGAGCGGATCCTGCCGGAAGGCTGGGTCGACTTTGTGCGCACACCGGCCCCGGCCCAGCCGCCTGCCGGCGCGCCCGGCTATGGCGCGCAGTTCTGGCTGATGAACAATGCGCCGGGTGTTCCGGCAGACGCGTTCTACATGGCGGGTAATCGTGGCCAGTATGTCGTCATCGTGCCCAGCATGAATGCGGTTGTTGTGCGCCGCGGGTTCGATGTGGACGGCGGGGTCCGGTTCGACATCAACAGCTTTACGCGCGATGTGCTGCTCGCCCTGCAGGCCGCCGCAGACGAGCGGGCGGCCGTTACCGCCCGGCGCGACGCAGCCGAGGCCGAAATCGAAGCCGAGATCGACCGCCGCCATGCCCGCAGCGAGAAAGCCATTCAGGCGATCCGCGAGGAGATTTTCGCCAAGTACGGCCTCACCGAATAAGGGCGGAGCAGGCGCGGTCCTGTGCCTATTTATCGCCGGAGGTCAGCGCCGCATCGCCAGGCAGGGCGACCAGTTTTGTCACCTCCCGGTGATCTGACTGGGTGAAGGGCTGCATCATCGCATTGCCGCTGACGTCGAGGGCGAACGCGCTGATATAGGTGCGTCCGTCCGGCGCGGGCGTGCAGTCGGCCTTCAGGGAGAAGCTGTCGACCTTCGCGATCATGGCGGGCTTGAACGGCTTTTCGGCGAACATCTCGAAGGACAGGATGGCGGGCGTTTCCCTGGACACGGTGACCCGGCCCGTCAGGTGTTTGTAGATTTTCTCCATGTCCTTGTTGTCGCCCGCCAGCGGCGTGAAGCTGTAGACCGCCGCCTCACCGGATTCGGAGATCAGTTTCGCATCGGCCGGGATGTTCTCATCGAAGGTGCTGCACCAGATATTGTCGCCGGATGTTTTGGCTTGCAGCGCCTCATATGTTTTGGCCGCGTCGCCTGTCAGCGTGGCCGGATCAGGGGAGAGCAGCGTCAGACGTTTGCCTTCCGGCCGGGTCGGATCGATCTGCGCTTCGCCCTTCAGGGTGCCATCGTCGATCTTTATGTCGAACAGATAGTCGGGCCCGTCCGTCGGGGCGGCAAGCGCTTTCTCAAGCGGTGTCTCGGCCAGCGCTGGCAGGGCGAGCAGGGGCAGGGCAAGCAGCGACAGGCATGTGCGGGACAGGCGGGCAGGGCGCATCGGTTTTCCATCAACTGGGGCAAAGATGGCACTTTGCCGGAAAGTGACTGGAAAAAAACCTGCAAATCGCGCGTCTTGCGGTAGTTTAATCTGATCCCATGCCAGACAGCGCGCCGCCCTCCGCATTTACCTTGCCTGAGCCCTTTGCAGGCTGGTTCGGCGCGCGCGGCTGGCAGGCGCGGCCGCACCAGCTGGCACTGGCGGATGCCTCTCTTGCCGGAGAGAGCGCGTTGCTGATCGCCCCGACCGGCGGCGGCAAGACGCTGGCCGGGTTTCTAGGCAGCCTGATCGAGCTGTCTCATCCTCTCCCGCTTGCGGGGGAGGTGTCCGCGAAGCGGACGGAGGGGGCGGGTGCGGCAAGTCCGGTGTCCCCCCTTCGTCAGCCGGCTTTGCCGTCTG is a window from the uncultured Hyphomonas sp. genome containing:
- a CDS encoding Hsp70 family protein; its protein translation is MQVGIDFGTSNTSIAFCGAEGIDLIALEPDTTSIPTAVFYGLESGEYAIGTQAVNAYESGEEGRLMRSIKSVLGSSLIDETTELGRRRLPFRDVIAHFLRRVISEAEALTGQQVESVIQGRPVSFNDKHPDLDKRAQTILEACLHEAGIAHVEFLDEPVAAARSVVFPSGREKLVFVVDIGGGTSDFSVVRISPDNAGFDVLGSAGLYVGGNDFDHTLSFHELSKLFGHMETLELNGLPVPSAPYSILSDWKSLNKLYTRDTQRQITWMKMNSPNSQGIQAFDHLVRNHEAHAYARHTEQIKIGLSGADRQTFVYQTPMAHLERLVERQRFEALIDGAVSKMDAVATECLARASVSEDQITDVVMVGGSTFIPLVQARLAGRFRNADVSANDRFGAVAKGLAVHGAARRRGSS
- a CDS encoding trypsin-like serine protease, with product MKRHLLAGAALMALSALPACDAVRLPVFNPASQEDAAAAPVETMAESDSEILVAEPAADAASLGETPAVDRDEMAEDPPDETRLAPESLVGEDVAQAPEADDSEAAGSGPLGLTLAELNAVPCGLPAGAAPTPTVGTVAGATQTEDAAVGAEAVNALAASLANFPGIVKLEPVKPAEDGMIATGHCSAVRIADHWLATAAHCVDEPFDQLRIIGTAENLHSPLAHTTEGDLAICHGGYAGTANGYANDLALIRLSDAEAAALGDVPVARYGATDKPLAPVNYPAGDMAGWGLTHFGGKLSNSLLSASIRITGTGPATIYVASQAGAGPCLGDSGGPLYVTEADGSKTAVGILSVVEQNRETGQFCAGDYNGRYTNLQGYTGWLSDVMALCDSNEEACR
- a CDS encoding ligase-associated DNA damage response exonuclease, which produces MLRPDLLLQPTPKGLYCPPGDFYLDPVRGAVERAVISHGHSDHARGGHGAVLSHPHTLAIMAARYGQNFAKSTQALEYGEVIDINGVSVWLTPAGHILGSAQITVEYKGLRMTFTGDYKRRFDPTCASFEPVDGTHVFISEATFGLPVFRHPPTEHEMGKLLRNIADFPDRTHCVGAYSLGKAQRMIRHLRLAGHDAPIYIHGALEKLCAVYEDAGVPMGDLRPATTDDTSKAAREAYRGQVVIAPPGAFEGTWAQRFPDPLIGFASGWMSVRQRAKASGVELPLIISDHADWDELTDTVREVNPDELWVTYGREDALVRWAMLEGRRARPLRLVGYEEEAG
- a CDS encoding serine hydrolase is translated as MQPARSVFASAVALALMALPSLAQEGGNTALMDKSLAAGWKVSFICSDTFVAGMDLDTIRNNDLDGIYPDYQRAFDKLPDARIDLNEQTVSVVYDPSMPPRIAAYRPGFGCTQLPAGADETMIGYLPRFAAWPDVTGEDRGSAIGSNVQVSLRTEEAERLDIPVSFAFDERTYGNGTRTSAVVVVKDGQIVAERYARGIDHETPQRTWSAAKSITATVIGAARRQGMIDIDYPAVLEAWDSGADPRRQITLRNLLNMASGLDSGEDGSRTGRLYFGGGRVVDQADSKMLEAMPGKRWKYANDDTLIAMRALREAIGDDSKFHSFPYESVLHKIGARHTTMEVDWNGDFISSSQVWSTARDLARVGQLYLQDGMWGSERILPEGWVDFVRTPAPAQPPAGAPGYGAQFWLMNNAPGVPADAFYMAGNRGQYVVIVPSMNAVVVRRGFDVDGGVRFDINSFTRDVLLALQAAADERAAVTARRDAAEAEIEAEIDRRHARSEKAIQAIREEIFAKYGLTE